The window CTTCAGGCGCCATTGCCCTACTCGACGTCGACAACTTCCGCCTCCTCAATGCCGGCCACGGCCACCGGGCCGGCGACGAGGCGCTTCGCCGCGTGGCGGCCGTGTTGACCGCCGTGGCCCAGCCGGGCCAGCTCTACGGCCGATTCGGCCCCGACGAGTTCCTGCTTGCCTGTTTCGCGGATGACCAGGATTCGCTGATGCGCACCCTGGCCGCGCTGACGGGGGCCCTGGCCGAGGTCGACCTCAACTTCGCGGACTCGGAGCGCCTCCCGCTCAGCGTCTCGGCCGGCGTGGCCCGTGTGCCGCGCGACGGACACACCGCGCTGGACCTGCTTTCGGTTGCGGACGCGGCACTCCGTGAGGCCAAGACGTCCGGGGGTCAGGCCACGAAGGTGGCCGACCAGGCCACCATCGGCTCCCTGGCTGCCCAGAACACGGTCTTCGGCGTGTTCGAGGGACTGCTGGTCACGGTGGACACTAAGGACCATTACACGCGGGCCCACTCCGAGGACGTCACCGGCCATGCGCTCTTCCTGGCCGATGTGTTGGAGCTGACCGATGAGGAGCGCCGGCTGCTCCGCCTCGCCGGCCTGCTTCATGACATCGGCAAGATCGGCATCCCGGATGGGATCCTCCGCAAGCCGGCTCCGCTCACCGGCGAGGAGTACGACATCGTCAAGCAGCACGTGGCGCTCGGCGACGCGATCGTGGGCGCCGTCCCGCAGCTGGCCGAGGTCCGCGCCGGCGTCCGCCACCACCATGAGCGCTGGGACGGCACGGGCTACCTGGACGGTCTGCGGGGTGACGCCATTCCGCGATTGGCCCGGATTCTGGCCGTCGCCGACGCCTATTCGGCCATGACCACGACCCGCCCCTACCGCAAGGCGTTGTCCCCCGACGAGGCTCTGGCCCGGGTCGCTCAGGCTGCCGGCAGCCAGCTGGATCCGGATTTGGCGATGGCCTTCGTGACGGCCATGCGCAGCCGGCAGGTCGAAGCGGCGCGAGCGGGCCTGGACGCGGTAGGGATGACCGCCCATCGCCGCTCCGCGGCCGGTCAATCCGGTACGCTCCATTGGTGATGCGTCGGCCATCGCGAACCGCCGCCACCCTCATCTGGATCGGGCTGGCCCTGGCCCTCTCGGCGTGCGCCGGGCAGCAGGCCGCCAGCCGCACCGTGGAGCTCGCGACTCTCAACGATTCCGGGGTGACGGGGAGCGCCGTGCTCACGGATCTGGGAGATGGAACGACCCGAGTCGAGGTTGACGTCGACCCGGCCGGGCACCCGGACATGCCGGCCCACATCCACCCAGGCACCTGTGAGAATCTGGTCCCTCAGCCCACGTACCCGCTCCAGAACGTCATCGAAGGCCAGTCGGAAACCGACGTCGAGGCCACCCTGGAAGAGCTGTTCGCCGGAGAGCTCGCATTGAACCTGCACTTCTCGAGCGACGACTTCGGGACTTACACGGCCTGCGCCGACCTCGAGTGAGACACCGATAGAATCAGGGGACCGATGTCGCCTCCCAAAACCTCGACGGCACGTCCCCAGCTCGACCCTGACGAGATCCTGGCCGCCCTGAATCCTCCCCAGCAAGAGGCGGTCCGGCACACCGACGGGCCACTCCTGATCCTGGCCGGGGCGGGCAGCGGCAAGACCCGGGTCCTCGCCCATCGGGTCGCGCACCTGGTGGCCAGTGGCGTGCCCCCGTACCAGATCGTGGCCGTCACCTTCACCAACAAGGCGGCCGGTGAGATGCGGGACCGGATCGCCGGGCTCATCGGGGCCCAGGCCACCAGGGAGGCGACCATCGGCACGTTCCATGCCATCTGCGCTCGCATCCTGCGGCGCGAGGGCGAGCGTATCGGTCTGACCCGGAGCTTCACGATCTACGACCGCGCCGATCAGCTGGCGGTCATCAAGGAGTCCCTGCGCCGGCTGGACCTGGACGACAAGCGGTTCGCGCCCGCGGCCCTGCTGGTGTTCATCGGTCAGCGCAAGGACGAGCTGTCGGACCCGGCAACCGCCATGCGGCAGGCATCCGGCTTCTGGGAAGAGACCGCCGCCCGGGTGTACGAGGCCTACCAGCGCCAGCTGGCGGAATCGGACGCGGTGGACTTCGACGACCTGCTGCTCCGGGTCGTGCTCCTGTTCGAGCAGCACCCCGACGTGCTGGCGCGCTACCAGCGACGCTGGACCTACCTGCTGGTCGACGAGTACCAGGACACGAACCGGGCCCAGTACCGCCTGTGCCGGCTCTTGGCCGCGGTGCACCACAACCTGGCGGTCGTGGGCGATGACGACCAGAGCATCTACTCCTGGCGCGGCGCGGACCTGCGCAACATCCTCGACTTCGAGCGTGACTGGCCCGACGCCACGGTCGTCAAGCTCGAGCAGAACTACCGATCCACCCAGACCATCCTGGATGCGGCCCACGCGATCGTGTCCCGGCTCCCGGGCCGCAAGGACAAGCGGCTGTGGACCGATCGCGGGGCGGGGGCCGCGGTGAGCGTCTTCGACGCCTACAACGAATACGAGGAGGCCGAATTCGTGGCACGCCAGGTGGAGCGCCTGGCGTCCTCCGCCGACCGACGGCGCGGCTGGGCCAGCCTCCTGACCCAACGCGCGGAAGACGCTCCGGTGGGTGACGGGGCGGACGGGGCGGACGGGGCGTCGGGACCGTTGCGCTTCGGTGACATCGCCGTCGCGTATCGGGTCAACGCCCAGAGCCGGGTGCTGGAGGAGGCGTTCATGCGCTTCGGCATCCCGTATCAGCTGGTGGGCGGGGTCCGTTTCTACGAGCGGCGCGAGGTGAAGGACGCGCTGGCCTATGCGCGATTGGCTCGCAATCCGGCCGACCGGGTGGCCCTGGAGCGCGTCATCAATGTGCCGGCCCGCGGAATCGGGGACAAGACCGTTTCCGAGCTGCGGGCGTGGGCCGACGGCCGCGACGCGAGCCTGTGGGCGGCGGTCGAGGCAGCCACGGAGAACGCGAACCTGGCCACGCGGTCACGCGCCGCCCTGGCGGGCTTCGCGGAGCTGATTCGCGGGCTCGTGACCGTGGCGGCGGGGGAGCCGGCGTCTTCGGTCCTCGAGGCGAGCCTGGAGCGAAGCGGGTTGCGGGCCGGGCTGGAGGATGGGACCGAGGAGGGCGAGGAGCGCTGGGCGAACCTGGTCGAGCTGCGCAACCACGCCGCCGAATTCGACGAGGTGGCGGCGCCCGAGGGCCTGGCCCGCTTCCTCGAGGAGGTGGCCCTCGTCTCGGACCAGGACACGCTGGAGGAGCGGCCGGACCGGGTGACCCTGATCACCCTCCACGCGGCGAAGGGCCTGGAGTTCCCCATCGTGTTCATGGTGGGCCTCGAGGAGGGGCTGCTCCCCTACGCGCGGGCCCTGGATGACGAGCGCGAGCTGGAGGAGGAGCGGCGGCTCACGTACGTGGGGATGACACGGGCCAAGGACCGGCTGTTCCTGGTCCACGCCCGCCACCGCTCGGCGTGGGGGAGTGGCGGGGTGGAGGTCGAGCCCTCCCGCTTCCTGGCCGATCTGCCCGAGGACCTGCTGGAGGTGGGCGGCGGCCGCCGCGGCCCGTCCGGGCTGGGCTGGGTCCGGGACGGCGGCATGGATGATGGTTCGGGCTCGACGCCAACGGTATGGGGCCGGATTCGGCCCGGGCTGGAGCCTTTGCGTCCCGAGCGGTTGCCGGACCTCGACCTGGGGAGCGGGACGTTCGGGCGAACGAGCCCGGTGGGGACGGGGGAGGCGGCCGCGGAGGGGACGGGGGAGGCGGCCGCGGCAGAGGCAACCCCGCCAGAGCTGGCCTGGCGGGCAGGCGACAAGGTCCGGCATCGTCGTTTCGGGGACGGGATCGTGGTCAACTCGCAGTGGGTCAGCGGCGACGAGGAGGTCACCGTCGCCTTCGCCGGCCACGGCGTCCGTCGCCTGGTCGGCTCCTACGCCGGCCTGCAGCGTATCGGCCGATAACCCGGCTCTAAGCCGCCCTGAAGGCGTCGCCGCTACCGTCTGACGGCCGTGCCCAAGGATTACTCCGAGCCCAGGCTCATCAACCTGACTGTCCGGGTAGATGACTACGTGGTGCTCCATGCGCGATGGCGGGCTCTCCGTGAAGGGACGTCGGTGAATGCGGCGATAGCCGAGTTTCTCTCCGCATACTCCGGGGTGGAGACGCGGATCCGTGCCACCCGTCCGCCTCGTGCTCCGCGACCTCGAGACATC is drawn from Chloroflexota bacterium and contains these coding sequences:
- a CDS encoding UvrD-helicase domain-containing protein — protein: MSPPKTSTARPQLDPDEILAALNPPQQEAVRHTDGPLLILAGAGSGKTRVLAHRVAHLVASGVPPYQIVAVTFTNKAAGEMRDRIAGLIGAQATREATIGTFHAICARILRREGERIGLTRSFTIYDRADQLAVIKESLRRLDLDDKRFAPAALLVFIGQRKDELSDPATAMRQASGFWEETAARVYEAYQRQLAESDAVDFDDLLLRVVLLFEQHPDVLARYQRRWTYLLVDEYQDTNRAQYRLCRLLAAVHHNLAVVGDDDQSIYSWRGADLRNILDFERDWPDATVVKLEQNYRSTQTILDAAHAIVSRLPGRKDKRLWTDRGAGAAVSVFDAYNEYEEAEFVARQVERLASSADRRRGWASLLTQRAEDAPVGDGADGADGASGPLRFGDIAVAYRVNAQSRVLEEAFMRFGIPYQLVGGVRFYERREVKDALAYARLARNPADRVALERVINVPARGIGDKTVSELRAWADGRDASLWAAVEAATENANLATRSRAALAGFAELIRGLVTVAAGEPASSVLEASLERSGLRAGLEDGTEEGEERWANLVELRNHAAEFDEVAAPEGLARFLEEVALVSDQDTLEERPDRVTLITLHAAKGLEFPIVFMVGLEEGLLPYARALDDERELEEERRLTYVGMTRAKDRLFLVHARHRSAWGSGGVEVEPSRFLADLPEDLLEVGGGRRGPSGLGWVRDGGMDDGSGSTPTVWGRIRPGLEPLRPERLPDLDLGSGTFGRTSPVGTGEAAAEGTGEAAAAEATPPELAWRAGDKVRHRRFGDGIVVNSQWVSGDEEVTVAFAGHGVRRLVGSYAGLQRIGR
- a CDS encoding diguanylate cyclase, with amino-acid sequence MARLCGRVTPPRPPKPAPPRAVGSRPLTGLANHGFLLEELNRYLARPSPSGAIALLDVDNFRLLNAGHGHRAGDEALRRVAAVLTAVAQPGQLYGRFGPDEFLLACFADDQDSLMRTLAALTGALAEVDLNFADSERLPLSVSAGVARVPRDGHTALDLLSVADAALREAKTSGGQATKVADQATIGSLAAQNTVFGVFEGLLVTVDTKDHYTRAHSEDVTGHALFLADVLELTDEERRLLRLAGLLHDIGKIGIPDGILRKPAPLTGEEYDIVKQHVALGDAIVGAVPQLAEVRAGVRHHHERWDGTGYLDGLRGDAIPRLARILAVADAYSAMTTTRPYRKALSPDEALARVAQAAGSQLDPDLAMAFVTAMRSRQVEAARAGLDAVGMTAHRRSAAGQSGTLHW